Genomic segment of Flavobacteriales bacterium:
TTTTCCTTTTTGGCTCCCGAGCCGGCATAATGCTCAATGAGCTTGTTTTTTTTATAAAACATACGGCCAAATTCAAAGTTTGGAATGAGTTGGCCGTTGTAGAAAACGCCTGTACCAATACCCGTGCCGATGGTTATGGTTATTACCTTTCCGGTTTTATCTTTTCCGGCTCCAAGTTTCATTTCGGCAAGAGCAGCCAAGTCGGCATCGTTGGCCACAAAAAATGAATTGTTACAATGATTTTTAAATAAAGTATCCACTTGCACATTCAGCCATTTTTGGCTTATGTTGCCCGATGTGAGGCATTTGCCATCTACAATAACGGTGGGAAAACTGCAACCCACAAGACCCTTCCAGTCCAATTTTTCAATAACTTCTTGAACCGAATGTGCTATTAAATCGGGTGTGGCAGGTTGGGGAGTTTCCAGTCGAATGCGTTCAGAAATTAATTGCCCGTTGGCGGTTTCCACTACGGCGGCCTTTATGCCTGAGCCGCCTATATCTATTCCTAAAACTTCCATTAACGACTTATTTTTTTGGATAGCTCTTCTAACGAAATTCCTTTTGTTTCGGGCATTTTGAAATGAACCCATAAAAGCTGAAAAACCATCATTACCCCAAAAAATAAAAAGATACCACCACCACCAATTTGGTTTAATGCCAATGGCATGAGCAACGGAATTATGGCCGCCAACACCCAATGAACGCTGGAACCCACGGCCTGACCCGAGGCCCGCAATCGGTTGGGAAACAGCTCGGCAATAAACACCCAAATGACGGTGCCTTGCCCAATGGCATGAGAGGCAATAAACAAACACAGAAAAGTGAGCGAAACATAGCCCGACCAATTATAGAAAAAAGCCAAGGCTACCATAAAGAGTGAAACAATGTATCCAACAGAACCAATATACATGAGTTTTTTTCTTCCCCAAACATCAATCAGTTTCATGCCCAATAGGGTGAAAAGCAGATTGCACAAACCAATGCCCACACTGCCCAAAAAGGCGGCATTTTGCTCAAAACCAGCCTCTATAAAAATGCGTTTGCTGTAGTATAAAATGGCATTGATGCCCGAAAATTGATTGAAAAACGCAATAAAAAAGACCAAAGCCAAGCCGATTCTATATTTTTTGGAGAAAATGGTGTCGGTGGTTTCTGATTGTGGCGGAATTAAGGCATCAAACTCGTTGGTGGTTGGGTGCAGAATGAGTTGTTTTTCGCTATCGGTCAATTGCAACAACTCCATACTTTTTGTGGCTTCTTTGGTTTTGCCCATGCTAAAAAGCCAACGCGGACTTTCGGGCAAAAACCAAACCAATCCGCTATAAATCAATGCGGGGAGGGCTTCAATGCCTATCATCCATTGCCAACCGCTGTTGGCCATAAAATAATTCGATAAAAAAGCAATTAAAATGCCGCACACAATGCTTAGTTGATACAAGGCTACCATTTGCCCACGTTTGGCAGCAGGCGATATTTCGGTAATGTATGCCGGTGCAGCGATGGTGGAGGCACCCACCGCCAAACCGCCAATAAAACGAAAAAAGGCAAACATCAAATAATTGGTGGCCAAAGCCGAGCCAACCGCTGAAACAAAAAAGAAGATTCCAATAAAAAAAAGTGTGTTTTTCCGTCCGTATTTGTCGGTTGGAAACTTGCCAAAAACAGCACCCAACACCGTTCCCCAGAGGGCAGAACTCATCACCCAAAAGCCGTGTTGCCAATCGGAGAGTTGCCAAATACGCTGCAAAGTATCTTCCACCCCTGAAATGACCGCCGTATCAAAACCAAAAAGAAATCCGGCCAATGCCACGGCAAACGACCATGTAAATGATTTGTTCATAGATTTCAAAAATAGGGAAAAGTAACGTAGCCCCGTGCCATTGTAGCCCCGTGCCTCGAGGCACGGGGCTACTGAGACACGGCTACAATGGCACGGGAGACAAAAAATCTACATTTTTATTAATCTGTTTTTTGAAATTGAATTGCCTACGGCAATTTCCAAAATGTACGTTCCGTTTGATAGTTCATGCGTGTCAATGGTATCAAAATTTGTATCAACTTGACCGTGCATTACCATTTTACCTGACATATCCGCAATACGAAAGGAGATTGGTGGATGGTTCTTTTCTACGTCAATAAACAATACTTCATTAAACGGGTTTGGGTATAGTTTAACAGTATATTTATTTTCAAGATTGGTTATGCCAACGTGGTCAGAAAAATACACCACTATGGTGTCTCGGGCTTTGCAGCCGTTGCTTGCCGTTACTTCTGTCCACACCACTTTTTTATAAATGGTTTTATAATTCCGTTCTCGCAAAAGCACGTGGCTGGTGTCTCCTCCGGGAATAGTCCATACATATTTTGAGAATCCTACGCCGGGCGAGAGCCACACCGAATCGTTGTTTTTTAGATAAACATCTCCACCCAAATTTGGAGAGGGTGCCTGAAGAATGTTTAATTGCCGACTACCGAAAGTGTCTGTAACGTTGCATTCCTGTTGGTGGGTTATCAGGCGGTAATATCCGGCTTTGGGGTTTATTAAATTATCTTTGTTAAACGAAGAAGCGTTTAGGTCGTTCCAAGAGGTATTGTTTGTACTGTATTGCCAACGGTAGTTTACATCATACCCACAAACGTTTGGGTTAAATGGGTCTAAATTGTTGGAGCAAAGTGTGGTGTCTTTCCACGGAGTTTCCAATAGAGTATATCCTTTAGGGCCGGAAATTTCATAGGGGCCAATGTCCATCGTTCCGCATTGAATACGGGCATTTCCTGCTCTATCCACACCATTCCATATATTGAGTGGAACAGGAATATGAAAGTTTTGGCCACGATTGAACACATCGGAGGTATCACACGTTTCCACCACATGAAAATCGACATCCAACGAAGCATAGTCCACACCAATGCCTTGAGGTGGTTTTACAAAGTTTACTTTTTGGGTGTATAGGTTTTTGGTCTCGGAAAAGGGAACGGTGTCTGACCTGACAAGTGAATCGAAACCAATCCTAAGTGTAGAATATGTTCCACCCTCTAAAATAGAGTTATTACATTTTCCAGGAAACGGTTCTCTGTTTTCTGACCCGATAAAGTTGGCAACACCACCTAAATAGTCCTTATTATCTTGAACAATGCTGTTGTACAGATTAAGTTGCCCTCGATTACCAACACCAAGACCGTAAGAATATGACCAAGGGGCACCATTTTCAAATTCAGGGAAAGGTTTGGTGCTATCAATTCTTCCATTAAAGGCTATCACGGAGTTTAACAGATTAATATCGGAGTTAAAAAATGAGTAAAATCCTCTCCAGTTGTTGTGGATTAAACTATTAACTACATAAACTTTAGTAGATTGGGTTATGAAAATGCCATACCCTCTTTGTCCGGCAATTAGAGAATTACTATAGGTTCCGTGAACTCCTTGTGAAATGAATATGCCTTGTGCCATTTTGTTATTTATCAATTTACAATTGTCAACAACCATATCGTTTGAACCACCATTGTTGTTAAAACATAAGACAACACTCCCCGAAAGACCATCAAGGCATTCGTTCTCAATAAAATCGCAATCCCTTACATAAAAGCGGACGTGGTTGCTGTAACTACCGTTTAAGGCAAGTATTTCTTTATCACGTATTTTATTATTTTTTACTACACAGCGTTCCATCCAAAAGGTATCCAGTTTAAGTTCGTCATAGTATGATCCACCATAGCGTATAATAGACCCTGCATCACAAAAGTTATTTTCAAAAAGACAATCTAATATTTTCACCCTGTTTCCGTCAAATCCAACCAAACCAGATGCTCGTGCGGTTTCATTGTAATCAATATAGTCAGGTGCAATACTCATATTAAACTTGAAATTTGAAGATTTAATTTCAACATCTGAGAAATTTGAGACAATGCAACTTCCATAAGGCCCATATCCCTGTGCTGGGTGAGTGCTGTTTGAGTCATAGGCTCTGTTTCTTACAAATTCACAATCATTAATTCGACAGGTACTGTAGAATAGTCGCACGGCTCCTCCCGACAGAGAAGTATTATTGAAAAAATCACAAAAAGAGAATCGTACATTATCAACCGAATCCAACAATACAGCCCCAAAGTCCCGCCAAGGGTCAGGAGTTATTTGGTAGGTGTACGAAAAAGTACAATGCTCAAAAAGGTTGCTATCAGCACCTTGTTCATTTTTAAAAATTTGTATGCCTCTCCATCCGTTGTTGGTGTCTTTTGCGGTAAATACAATGGGTTGTGCGGCAGTGCCTAATGCTTGCAGGCTGCCTTCCACATTTAGGTTATATGCTCCGTCAAATAAAATTTGCACCCCGGGTTTTACCACAAGGGTTTTTCCTTTGGGCACGGTAATGGTGGCTTTAACAATATACGGGGAACCGCTTTTTAATAACTCTCCACTAACATCTCCGCCGTTGAGTGTTGTTTGTGCCAACGTTTTTTCAATAGAAAGGGCAAAAAGTAGAATGAATATCAGTTTAAAAAAAAATCTATGGCTCATAATAATTCAAATTAAGGAATATTTACACGAATAGCCAAAGGCTTCGTTTGAATAAGTCAAATCAACCTCCCAATAAGTAACGGGACTTCAAACCAACCAACCAAACAAAAGTTCTATGCATCAAAGCATCTAATCATCTAATCATCTAATCATCTAATCACCTAATCACCTAAAAACATATATTCGCAGCCCAAAGTTAAGAATAATGACAGATATAGAAATTGCACAATCGGTAAAGATGCAGCACATCAACGATATTGCTGCCAAATTGGGAGTAAAGGCAGATGACCTTGAGCAGTATGGAAAATACAAGGCTAAGTTGCCGTTGAATCTGATAGACGAAAACAAGATAAAAAACAGCAAATTGGTGCTTGTAACGGCTCTTACGCCTACACCTGCCGGAGAGGGAAAAACCACTGTTTCTATCGGTCTAAACGAAGGTTTGAACAAAATAGGCAAAAAAAGTGTGGTGGTGTTGCGTGAGCCATCTTTGGGCCCTGTGTTTGGCATAAAAGGCGGTGCTGCTGGGGGTGGTCATTCGCAGGTGGTGCCTATGGAAGACATCAACCTACATTTTACCGGTGATTTCTCGGCCATTGAAAAAGCCAACAACTTGTTGGCAGCTTTGATAGACAACAACATTCAAAGCAAAACAAGAAGCCTAAATATCGACCCCAGAACCGTTATCTGGAAACGGGTAATTGATATGAACGACCGTGCGTTGAGAGACATCGTTATTGGTTTGGGCGGCAAAGGAAACGGCGTGCCTCGCGAGGACGGTTTTAACATTACTGCTGCTTCCGAAATTATGGCCATACTTTGTATGTCGAACAATTTGGAAGATTTGAAGCAAAAGCTGGGCAGCATTTTTGTGGGTTATACCTACGACAACCAACCGGTATATGCCCGCGATTTGAATGCCGAAAACGCTATGACCATCTTGTTAAAAGATGCAGTAAAACCTAACCTGGTACAAACATTAGAAGGCAACCCGGCCATTATTCACGGCGGGCCATTTGCCAATATTGCACAAGGCACAAACACCATTTTGGCCACCAAAATGGGACTTTCGTTGGGAGATTATGTGGTTACAGAAGCCGGATTTGGTGCAGATTTGGGGGCCGAAAAATTCCTTGATATCAAATGTGGATACGGAAAACTTCGTCCGGAAGCATTGGTGTTGGTAGCCACCATCCGTGCTCTTCGCCATCATGGAGGTGCACAACCAGAGGAATACAACACACCAAGTGTGGAGCGGGTGCAAAAAGGGTTTGAAAACCTTGAAAAACACATTGAAAACAGCAAAAAATTTGGGCTAAACCCCGTTGTAGCCATCAATAATTTCTACACCGACAGCCAAGAAGAAATAGATTGGTTGATAGAAAAATGTGCATCAATAGGTGTGCAAGCTGTTTTGAGCAAGGGCTGGGCTGACGGCGGAAACGGTACTCAGGATTTGGCAAAAGCCGTTGTTGCAGAAATAGAAAACGGAGCCAACAATTTTAAAGCTCTTTACGATTGGAATGCTTCGATAAAAGAAAAAATAGAGACCATTGCCAAGGAAATTTATGGAGCAGATGGCGTGGACTATACCTCAAAAGCAGAAGCCGGAATACGAACCATTGACAAATTGGGCTTGTCCGCATTGCCTATTTGTATGGCCAAAACTCAAAAATCATTTAGCGACAACGAAAAGAAAATTGGTCGGCCAAGAGGATTTAGAGTTACCGTTCGCGAATTTGAAATTGCCGCCGGAGCCGGATTTGTTATCCCTATTTTGGGCGATATGATGCGTATGCCGGGCTTGCCTGCCGTTCCTGCCTCAGAAGGAATGACAATTGATGCAAATGGTGTTATAAGCGGTTTGAGTTAAGATTAGAGCCTACATTAAATGAATAAGTGGATTTATCTTTTTGTGGCGGTAGCATTATGGTCGTGCACCGATTCAAAGGAAAAATTGGCTGAAAAGATTGCAGCCCTCGAAACTGGGGAAGTGCAAAATGCAGAAACCAAAAAGGAGTTAAATGCTTTGTATGAGCAATATGCATTGAAATATCCGGATGATTCTGCCAGTCAATTTTATACCGAAAATGCGGCCATGTATGCCTTTTTGACAAACGATTTAGACAGGGCGTTAAAACTGTCTGAAAATAGCTTGAATCGTTATAAAAACAAGGATATAATGCCGGTTATCGCCAAGATTTACGGTTTGCAGGGCAAAAGCGATTCGTGTTTGGCCGTGTTTGAAAACTACGCAAAGTTGGATGGGAAAAAGCTTGAATTTGCCGATGCTCGGATATATGTGGATAATTTGACAAAAGTATTAAAAAGTAAAAAGGATGAAGAAATATCCAAATTTGTAAGCGAAAAGGCAGCATTTGTAGAGAGTCAAGTTGGAGTAGAGCCACTTATTCCGTTGTTTGAAATGGTTTATAACACCTACCCAAAAAATGAGTTTTCACCGCTCGCCATGGCACGCCATGCCGAGTTTTTATCAGAAATAGGCAATGTAGAGCAAGCCACGGCTATGTTTCAAAAATTGATTGCTACCTATCCGGATACGCAACTGGCAAAAGATGCCCAGATAATGATAGACAACAATATGATTGGAAAAACAGCAGAAGAGCAAATGCAAATAATCATGAAAAAGAAAGGAGTTTAACCTTTTCTATTATTGTTTATTTATGGTTTTTCGTAATATTGTTCCGATTTACAATGTAGTACTTAATAATTATTATAACATGAGCAAATTTGATGAAGCAATGGACACCTACAAAGGTGAGATGGACAAATTGGGTATTAAATATGATGCCAACTTGCTACAAGCCGTAGCCAAAGGTTTAGGTCCGTCAATTTACAACAACGATGCAAATAAAGTTTCTTGCTCGCAAGAGTCAGAATTGGAGACAGTTAAAAAGAACTTTTTAGTAGGAAAGTTAGGCCTGTCTGAATCAGATGATTTGGCGGGTGCATGCAGTAAAGTTTGTGAACAAATGGGTTCTTCAAACCGAAATAAATACCGAGCCATTTTCTATTATTTGTTGGTTAAACATTACAAAAAAGAAAACGTTTACGCTTCGGCATCCTAAATAAAAAATGTTTTTCAAAAGCCGTCTTCTTGTAGGGCGGCTTTTCTTTTTACCCTTTTCAGAACCTCACAAACCGAACCACACTATCCATAAATCTACAAAATACTACCTCTCAACCCCAACTTTTTAAATATGATTATCTGATTGTTTCGCGTACATTTGAAATAAAAAGAAACCTCGGGTTTTGTCTGAGAGAGAAATAAAATATCGGCCTCCGTTGAATTTTTGCAAAATAACAGCCGTTGTTTTTGCATTAGTTTGTTTGGCGTTTCCTTTGCACGCTGATCAACCCAAAGAGAAAAAACACCAAAGTAGGGAACACTTTTTTGCCAAGTTTTATAAGTGGATGCTTATTGAATACAGCAACGATATGTGCCAACGGATTAATGTTGATTTTAATGTATTAACCGAAAAAGGTAAACAACAGATTATGGCGGATAATCATATTGGCACGGCGGCCATTTTGCTTTATGAGTTTGCCACCGGAGAAGGGCCTGACACAAGATACTATATCGACTCATCTTCTTTTATTGACGAGATAAAAAACGGCTCGGCTGTTGATTGGATTTTGAACCAATATCTGTTGAGTTATTCAGAGAACGAGTACCTACAAAAATTTGACAGCAGCAGCAATCTTCTAAATTGTAGGTATCAGTTTTCGCCTTTGATAGAACCTAATACGTGGAAATTTGCAATAAAACAGCACGTTCAAACCCTTCGGCAAAAAAACATTTCGCAGTTTGTTTTGGGTAGTGTTAATGCCGATGTTTTCTACATAAGCGATTCAACACTTGGAGTACATCTTTGGAATATGACTTCACAAAAATCACTTCTTTGGGGTTTAGGAAAACGGGTTCAACGTCCAATTTTGTTGGGTACTATAACACAGCATATTGTGTTTGAACTAAGCCTCGAGGAAATAAAAGAGCATGAAAAAAGGGCAACCAAATAGCTGCCCTTTTCTTATTTAGAAATTTTAAACTTCTTAATTTACAGAAGAATCAATATTAACAAAGGAGCGATTGTTTTTCCCTTTTTTGAAAACAACCACACCATTGGTCAAGGCAAATAGGGTATGGTCTTTTCCAATACCAACGTTATCTCCTGGGTGGTGTTTTGTGCCACGTTGTCTAACAAGAATATTGCCGGCTACCGCTTGTTGGCCGCCAAAAATTTTAACGCCTAATCGTTTACTGTGCGATTCTCTACCGTTTTTCGAGCTACCCGCTCCTTTTTTGTGTGCCATTGTTTTATCCTTTTATTGATTCGATTTCAATTTTTGTATAATCTTGTCTGTGACCGTTTTTAACACGGTAACCTTTTCTTCTTTTTTTCTTAAAAACGATAACTTTATCGCCTTTTACATGCTCCAAAACTTTGGCCGAAACGGAAGCTCCTTTCACTTGTGGTGTTCCAACATTGGTTTTTCCATCGTTATCCACCAACAGAACTTTATCAAAATTCATAGAGTCTCCGCTGTCGCCACTCAACTTATTTACATACAGTTGCTGGCTGTTTTTAACCTTGTATTGCTTTCCGGCTATTTCTACTATTGCAAACATCGTCTTTTATTAAGGGCTGCAAAGGTAAATTTATTTTTCAAAAAATCATACAATTTGTTAAGATGTTGATTAGAATCGTTTTTCGGGGAAAAAGCCATTACGCTGAACATTTTTTTAGACTTATTTTCGCCACATGGCTTTATGGCATGGTTTATTGGCCGGGTTAGGCATGATGATTTTTATTGGGCCGGTATTCTTTTACCTGTTGCAAACTAGTTTGCAATATGGCACAAAGAGCGGTTTAACTGCGGCTTTCGGAATTTTTACAAGTGATATTTTGGCCGTAGTTGTTTGTTATCAATGGGCTTCGGTGCTGTTCGAAGGGGGCGAGAATAAATTTTGGTTGTCAATCATCGGTGGGTTTATTTTGGTTATTTTTGGTTTAGGTTATATTTTTAAACCTTCAATACCAAAAGATGTTGATATTCATCATGTGAGCAAAGGAAAATATGCTTCTTTTTTTACAAAAGCCTTTTTGATAAATATTGTAAACCCCTTTGTTTTTGGGGTTTGGACCGCCATTATTGGCTTGGCCGAAAAAGATTTTGGGCAAACCAATCAAGTAAAAATTTTTATGGCTGCGGCATTGTTTGGCGTTGTTTTTACCGATTCCTTAAAGGTGTTGGGTGCCAAATATTTGAGAAAATTTATCGAACCTACATTTCTCAGAAAACTTTATTTGGTTATCGGGCTTTTATTAATAGCCTTTAGCATCCGACTTTTTGTTTTTGCCGCCCAAACTGCTTTGTGATTTCCGGTCTTCGACTTACTTTTGATAAAAAACAGAAAATATGGGATTATTAATTTTACTTTTAGCGGCACTTGTGCCAATGGTTATCGGTTTTATTTGGTACAATCCAAAGGTAATGGGCAATGCTTGGATGGCAGAATCAGGCATGACCAAAGAAAAGGCAGAAGGAGCAAATATGCCGTTGGTTTTTGGTCTTTCGTTTGTGTTTGCGTGCCTCTTGTCTTTTGCAATGCACAGTATGACTATTCATCAAATGGGTGTTTATTCCATTTTTAATGGCGACAAAAGCCAACTTGATTACATTGATTTTATGTCTAAATATTCCGAAAATTTTAGAACCTTCAAACATGGTCTATTTCATGGAATAATTGGCGGATTGGTAGTTGCGTTACCCATTTTGGCCACCAACGCACTTTTTGAGCGTAAGAGTTTTAAGTACATTGCAATAAACGCTGGATATTGGATGATTACTTTGGGAATTATGGGTGGCATTATTTGTCAATGGTCACCATGGCCAGGTTCTTTGTAGTTCATAGATATGGTTTGGTAGAAAATAAAAAGACCTGCCTTGTTTTTAAAATCGGGCAGGTCTTTTTTTTATTTCACAAAAACCTGACTTTTATCTCCAAACGCCCGTCTATAAAGCATTCCAATTAATTTCGGAAAATCAGACTTATCAAAATCCGGCTTTTTTCGTTTCACGACAATTTTTCCATTTTCGTTTATCAATTCATTCATAAAAACAATTACACCGCTGTTTTCGTAACTCTCTCCAAACCGCAAATCGCACAAATAAAGGTGGTTAGAATCTTGTTGAACCACATACCAATTTTGGGTTAAAAAAATCAAACGTTTCACTTGATCTTCATTTTCATAAGGCTTTAACAAATCATAATTTTTTGGGTAGCTATGAAATTGAATGTTGCGGTCTTTGTCAAAAATGGAATAATAACCAATTAGAAATGAATCCTTTACATCAACAGTGGCCGTCCATAAAAACCCGTTTCCAAAAGTTGGTTTATTTGAAAAGTGTGCATATTCAATATTTTTTTGACTGAGATTTTTTTCAAAAACAGATTTTGTATAGAATTTAAAACCAATGGTTAAAAGCATATAGGCACTGCTTATTATCAAACCAAGATTATTCAACCTTTTGCGATTTCGGCTACCCCGTTTGGCTAAAAGTGCCATAATAACCAACACCAAAAAGGGGAGGGTATAGGCGGGGTCAACTACGTTTATGTTGTTGTATGCAATCCGCAAATCGAACGGCCAAAAAAATTGGGTACCCCATGTGGTATGACAATCAAGCAGCGGGTGGGTGACCAGCGTGAGAAAAAACATCCACGACCATTGTTTAAAGCTCGCTTCGTTTTTTCTTTTTTCGTGAAACTTAAACAGTAGCCAACCCAAAATAGGTGCCAATACCGAACTAAATATCAAGCTATGCGATATGCCTCTATGAAACTCTTGTGCCGAAATATCATCCATAAAAAAACGGCCAATCACATCAAGGTCAGGAATAGTGCCTGCAATGGCACCCCAAAGCATGGCCTTATTTCCAACCTTTTTGCCAAGAGTGGCCTCACCTACGGCAGCACCTAAAACTATCTGAGTTAATGAATCCATTTATTGATAATAAACTGCCTTAAACGGTTTGCGAATTTCAAACTGGCTGGGTGCTATTTTGCTTACAAATGGTTTTATCAATTTGTTGGCAATGCTGTTTCGATGTTTTATTAGAAGTTTCATGGGTATGGGTTCGGCACCAATGCAACTTTTTATCTCTTCGGCGGTTCGGCCAAGCCACAATTCGGTCAGATTATGCTCAAAACATAGTTTCACAAAGTCGCACAGCATACGTTGATAGATGGCAAATTCGTGGTTTTTATCATAATCAATACCCACAAAATTAGCATCAAAAATATTCTTGAATTTAAAACCAGAACTAAATCCAACCATTTTGTTTTCAATGAAATATCCGGTAAAAACAAAGTTGTTACCCATGTTTTTGGCCATCTCTGCAAAGGTTTCGGCTTTTATTTCTGCAAAACGGTAGTTGGCCAAACCAACAACATTTTTGTATAATTGGTTGATGTCGTCAATATGTTCGACTATTTCCGATTGGTTCATTACGCGAGATTGTACGGCCTCAGATTTTTTATAAATGCTCTTTGCCTTGGTTCTAAATTTGGTAATCATGGCTTCCAGATAATCATCGTAGGTTTTCCATGATTCATCAAAATGCAGAACCATGTTTACATCAATCATAAATTCGATAAAATCTTCGTGGTTCATTTCTTTGACATAACTGAAAGATTCAGGCCAAAAGTCTTTTAGCAATACCACAGAGACATCGTTTTTAGATTTCTTTTCATCGCGTTTTATTCTATCCAATGCCCTACTTAAGTTGACTTTTCCCAATTCGGGGTCAACTGTTGGGCAAAACAAATAGCCGTTTTCTCCGGTAGAAAATGCGTTGCCACAAAGCAAAACCCGTGCTTCCATTTTGCTAAACATTTTTTCGGAGAATAATCCGTTAAATCGGTTTTTTAAATCAGAAATGTTGAAATCGCTCAGATCAAATTTTAGCAATTGCACAATGGCCACCCCAACTGGTTCAAAATGTCCTGCAGATTCTGAACGATAAAATAAAATGTACCTAAAATCGATGGTATCGGATAAGGTGTTTTCGAGAGATTTGAGATAACCAGACAAAAGATAAACGTTATTATCAGCCACCAAACCATCCCACTGAGCTTGATTGACCAGATGTATCGAATCAAAAATACTTAGTTTTAAATCATCCGTTTTTGAGGATATTGTGCTGCAATGCATACTGTTTGCAAATTTAATTTGTGCCAGATTTTAATTCTTGAATTTTGCTATCCATTGCCTCGAATATGTTTTCCGATTCATCAGAAACTTCAAAAACTATGTTAAAATTATCATCCAATATCAGGTTTTGAGGATAGGTTTTTAC
This window contains:
- a CDS encoding LysE family transporter; translation: MALWHGLLAGLGMMIFIGPVFFYLLQTSLQYGTKSGLTAAFGIFTSDILAVVVCYQWASVLFEGGENKFWLSIIGGFILVIFGLGYIFKPSIPKDVDIHHVSKGKYASFFTKAFLINIVNPFVFGVWTAIIGLAEKDFGQTNQVKIFMAAALFGVVFTDSLKVLGAKYLRKFIEPTFLRKLYLVIGLLLIAFSIRLFVFAAQTAL
- a CDS encoding right-handed parallel beta-helix repeat-containing protein, producing the protein MSHRFFFKLIFILLFALSIEKTLAQTTLNGGDVSGELLKSGSPYIVKATITVPKGKTLVVKPGVQILFDGAYNLNVEGSLQALGTAAQPIVFTAKDTNNGWRGIQIFKNEQGADSNLFEHCTFSYTYQITPDPWRDFGAVLLDSVDNVRFSFCDFFNNTSLSGGAVRLFYSTCRINDCEFVRNRAYDSNSTHPAQGYGPYGSCIVSNFSDVEIKSSNFKFNMSIAPDYIDYNETARASGLVGFDGNRVKILDCLFENNFCDAGSIIRYGGSYYDELKLDTFWMERCVVKNNKIRDKEILALNGSYSNHVRFYVRDCDFIENECLDGLSGSVVLCFNNNGGSNDMVVDNCKLINNKMAQGIFISQGVHGTYSNSLIAGQRGYGIFITQSTKVYVVNSLIHNNWRGFYSFFNSDINLLNSVIAFNGRIDSTKPFPEFENGAPWSYSYGLGVGNRGQLNLYNSIVQDNKDYLGGVANFIGSENREPFPGKCNNSILEGGTYSTLRIGFDSLVRSDTVPFSETKNLYTQKVNFVKPPQGIGVDYASLDVDFHVVETCDTSDVFNRGQNFHIPVPLNIWNGVDRAGNARIQCGTMDIGPYEISGPKGYTLLETPWKDTTLCSNNLDPFNPNVCGYDVNYRWQYSTNNTSWNDLNASSFNKDNLINPKAGYYRLITHQQECNVTDTFGSRQLNILQAPSPNLGGDVYLKNNDSVWLSPGVGFSKYVWTIPGGDTSHVLLRERNYKTIYKKVVWTEVTASNGCKARDTIVVYFSDHVGITNLENKYTVKLYPNPFNEVLFIDVEKNHPPISFRIADMSGKMVMHGQVDTNFDTIDTHELSNGTYILEIAVGNSISKNRLIKM
- a CDS encoding formate--tetrahydrofolate ligase, which codes for MTDIEIAQSVKMQHINDIAAKLGVKADDLEQYGKYKAKLPLNLIDENKIKNSKLVLVTALTPTPAGEGKTTVSIGLNEGLNKIGKKSVVVLREPSLGPVFGIKGGAAGGGHSQVVPMEDINLHFTGDFSAIEKANNLLAALIDNNIQSKTRSLNIDPRTVIWKRVIDMNDRALRDIVIGLGGKGNGVPREDGFNITAASEIMAILCMSNNLEDLKQKLGSIFVGYTYDNQPVYARDLNAENAMTILLKDAVKPNLVQTLEGNPAIIHGGPFANIAQGTNTILATKMGLSLGDYVVTEAGFGADLGAEKFLDIKCGYGKLRPEALVLVATIRALRHHGGAQPEEYNTPSVERVQKGFENLEKHIENSKKFGLNPVVAINNFYTDSQEEIDWLIEKCASIGVQAVLSKGWADGGNGTQDLAKAVVAEIENGANNFKALYDWNASIKEKIETIAKEIYGADGVDYTSKAEAGIRTIDKLGLSALPICMAKTQKSFSDNEKKIGRPRGFRVTVREFEIAAGAGFVIPILGDMMRMPGLPAVPASEGMTIDANGVISGLS
- a CDS encoding ROK family protein translates to MEVLGIDIGGSGIKAAVVETANGQLISERIRLETPQPATPDLIAHSVQEVIEKLDWKGLVGCSFPTVIVDGKCLTSGNISQKWLNVQVDTLFKNHCNNSFFVANDADLAALAEMKLGAGKDKTGKVITITIGTGIGTGVFYNGQLIPNFEFGRMFYKKNKLIEHYAGSGAKKEKKLNLKDWAIRFDFFLNHLARITTPDFFILGGGISKKYEEFSHYLTVKTPTVAAHFRNDAGIVGAALFAENENSKNT
- a CDS encoding sugar porter family MFS transporter — translated: MNKSFTWSFAVALAGFLFGFDTAVISGVEDTLQRIWQLSDWQHGFWVMSSALWGTVLGAVFGKFPTDKYGRKNTLFFIGIFFFVSAVGSALATNYLMFAFFRFIGGLAVGASTIAAPAYITEISPAAKRGQMVALYQLSIVCGILIAFLSNYFMANSGWQWMIGIEALPALIYSGLVWFLPESPRWLFSMGKTKEATKSMELLQLTDSEKQLILHPTTNEFDALIPPQSETTDTIFSKKYRIGLALVFFIAFFNQFSGINAILYYSKRIFIEAGFEQNAAFLGSVGIGLCNLLFTLLGMKLIDVWGRKKLMYIGSVGYIVSLFMVALAFFYNWSGYVSLTFLCLFIASHAIGQGTVIWVFIAELFPNRLRASGQAVGSSVHWVLAAIIPLLMPLALNQIGGGGIFLFFGVMMVFQLLWVHFKMPETKGISLEELSKKISR
- the rplU gene encoding 50S ribosomal protein L21, coding for MFAIVEIAGKQYKVKNSQQLYVNKLSGDSGDSMNFDKVLLVDNDGKTNVGTPQVKGASVSAKVLEHVKGDKVIVFKKKRRKGYRVKNGHRQDYTKIEIESIKG
- the rpmA gene encoding 50S ribosomal protein L27, with product MAHKKGAGSSKNGRESHSKRLGVKIFGGQQAVAGNILVRQRGTKHHPGDNVGIGKDHTLFALTNGVVVFKKGKNNRSFVNIDSSVN
- a CDS encoding DUF2853 family protein produces the protein MSKFDEAMDTYKGEMDKLGIKYDANLLQAVAKGLGPSIYNNDANKVSCSQESELETVKKNFLVGKLGLSESDDLAGACSKVCEQMGSSNRNKYRAIFYYLLVKHYKKENVYASAS